One part of the Coffea eugenioides isolate CCC68of chromosome 10, Ceug_1.0, whole genome shotgun sequence genome encodes these proteins:
- the LOC113750006 gene encoding probable beta-D-xylosidase 7 has translation MKVGRYLFFIQTILISSLSFFLSRTESTQAPLFSCDSSNPLTKSYPFCNTTLAVNERVEDLVSRLTLDEKIEQLENSAPAIPRLNISAYQWWSEGLHGISRHGKGIRFNGTIAAATMFPQVILAAASFDTHLWYRMGQAIGREARAFYNEGQGTGMTYWAPNINIFRDPRWGRGQETPGEDPLLASNYAVSYVRGIQGDSFEGGQLKDGHLQASACCKHFTAYDLDNWNGVNRYIFDANVTEQDLADTYQPPFKSCIEKGQASGVMCAYNRINGVPNCADYSLLIKTVREQWGFQGYIASDCDAVAVMHDNQGYAKLPEDAVADVLKAGMDVDCGSYLLKYSKSAIEQKKLPESEIDRALRNLFSIRMRLGLFDGSPRNLKFGNIGPEQVCTQEHQDLALEIARDGIVLLKNSNSLLPLPKDKTISLAIVGPNANTSQTLLGNYEGLPCKNITIFQAIQSYLESAVYHQGCDAVNCTSVALNEALDAAKDADYVILVMGLDQTQEREKYDRMELMLPGKQESLVESIALAAKKPIILVVLCGGPVDISFAKDDPKIGSILWAGYPGEAGGTAVAEIIFGDHNPGGRLPVTWYPKDFVQVPMTDMRMRSELATGYPGRTYKFYNGVKVFEFGYGLGYSNFSYEFVHVTFKKLYLNQLLPAKALKFTGPHRYLSISELNNEHCDSIEFSAKVAVKNLGEMSSKHPVLLFVRQAKLSYGSPQKQLIGFQSITLGAGERAEVDFVLKPCEHLSKANRDGFMVIEEGSYYLIVGDKEPHITVEL, from the exons ATGAAAGTTGGCAGATATCTTTTCTTCATCCAAACAATATTAATCTCATCACTTTCATTCTTCCTTAGTAGAACTGAATCAACTCAGGCACCGTTATTTTCTTGTGACTCATCCAACCCACTAACAAAATCCTACCCATTTTGCAATACCACCTTAGCCGTCAACGAAAGAGTTGAGGACCTCGTTTCACGTCTAACGTTGGATGAAAAGATCGAACAACTGGAAAACTCGGCACCGGCGATCCCACGTCTCAATATCTCCGCCTATCAATGGTGGTCTGAAGGGTTACATGGAATATCTAGGCATGGAAAAGGGATTAGATTTAATGGCACAATTGCTGCTGCCACCATGTTTCCTCAAGTCATTCTTGCTGCTGCTTCATTTGATACTCACCTCTGGTATCGCATGGGTCAG GCTATTGGAAGAGAAGCTAGAGCATTTTACAATGAGGGTCAAGGAACGGGAATGACATATTGGGCACCAAACATAAACATATTCAGGGATCCCAGGTGGGGAAGAGGACAGGAGACGCCAGGGGAAGATCCGCTGTTGGCAAGCAACTATGCAGTGTCATATGTAAGGGGAATTCAGGGAGATAGTTTTGAAGGCGGGCAACTCAAGGATGGGCACCTTCAAGCCTCAGCTTGCTGCAAGCACTTCACAGCCTATGATTTGGATAACTGGAATGGTGTTAATCGTTATATCTTTGATGCTAAT GTGACCGAGCAAGATTTGGCAGATACATACCAACCACCATTCAAGAGCTGCATAGAAAAAGGGCAAGCTAGTGGCGTAATGTGTGCTTATAATCGCATCAACGGTGTCCCAAACTGTGCTGATTACAGCCTCTTGATTAAGACGGTGCGCGAACAATGGGGTTTTCAAGG GTATATAGCTTCAGACTGTGATGCAGTTGCTGTCATGCATGATAATCAAGGATATGCCAAATTACCAGAAGATGCAGTGGCAGATGTTCTCAAAGCTG GCATGGATGTTGATTGTGGTTCATACTTGCTGAAATACAGTAAAAGTGCCATTGAACAGAAGAAACTTCCTGAATCTGAAATAGACAGAGCCCTTCGAAACTTGTTTTCCATCAGAATGAGGTTAGGATTATTCGATGGCAGCCCAAGAAATCTCAAATTTGGAAACATTGGTCCAGAACAGGTCTGCACCCAAGAGCATCAGGACCTTGCGCTGGAAATTGCTAGAGACGGTATTGTTCTTCTAAAGAACTCAAATAGCCTCCTTCCTCTTCCAAAGGACAAAACCATCTCCCTTGCTATTGTCGGCCCCAATGCCAACACTTCACAAACACTTCTAGGCAACTACGAAGGCCTGCCTTGCAAAAACATTACAATTTTCCAAGCAATTCAGAGCTACCTGGAAAGTGCAGTTTACCATCAGGGGTGTGATGCTGTAAACTGTACTTCGGTTGCACTCAATGAAGCACTTGATGCAGCAAAAGATGCAGATTATGTTATTTTAGTTATGGGATTAGACCAAACCCAGGAAAGGGAGAAATATGATCGAATGGAGTTGATGCTCCCTGGGAAGCAGGAGAGTCTCGTGGAAAGTATCGCATTGGCTGCAAAGAAACCTATTATTCTGGTGGTACTATGTGGCGGTCCAGTAGATATATCCTTTGCCAAAGATGACCCAAAAATCGGAAGCATCCTATGGGCTGGTTATCCAGGAGAAGCTGGAGGAACAGCAGTTGCAGAAATCATTTTTGGCGATCACAACCCAG GAGGTAGATTACCAGTGACATGGTATCCAAAAGATTTCGTCCAAGTCCCAATGACAGACATGAGGATGCGATCAGAACTTGCTACAGGCTATCCTGGACGCACATACAAATTCTACAACGGCGTAAAAGTTTTTGAATTTGGCTATGGCCTTGGCTATTCTAATTTTTCCTATGAGTTTGTTCATGTCACCTTTAAGAAGCTCTACTTAAACCAGTTATTACCTGCTAAGGCGCTGAAATTCACTGGTCCCCATCGGTATCTGTCCATTTCAGAATTAAACAATGAACACTGCGATAGCATAGAGTTCTCAGCAAAAGTTGCTGTGAAAAATCTTGGGGAAATGTCCAGTAAGCATCCAGTGCTATTATTTGTAAGGCAAGCCAAGCTAAGCTATGGGAGTCCTCAGAAGCAGTTGATTGGGTTTCAGAGTATTACATTAGGTGCAGGGGAGAGGGCTGAAGTTGACTTTGTTTTGAAGCCTTGTGAGCATCTGAGCAAAGCCAACAGAGATGGCTTTATGGTGATTGAAGAAGGATCTTATTACTTGATTGTGGGGGACAAGGAGCCTCACATTACTGTGGAATTATGA
- the LOC113750306 gene encoding probable beta-D-xylosidase 7, which yields MRILEIKIIFISSVILVTAIESFQPPYSCDSTNPLAQSFPFCNTTLAVDQRVQDLVSRLTLDEKISQLVDSAPAIPRLNISAFEWWSEALHGISESGKGILFNGTLTAATVFPQVILTAASFDAYLWYNISQAIGKEGRAFYNEGQALGVTFWAPNINIFRDPRWGRGQETPGEDPSVAESYAVSYVRGIQGDSFDGGQLKDGHLQVSACCKHFTAYDLDNWDGVTRFVFNANVTEQDLADTYEPPFKSCIRQGQATGLMCAYNLLNGVPNCADYNLLTETVRGEWGFKGYIASDCDAVAVIHDDQGYAKLPEDAVADVLKAGMDVDCGSFLMNYTGRAIQQKKLSESDLDRALHNLFSIRMRLGLFNGDPTRLEYGNIGPEQVCSQEHQDLALEAARDGIVLLKNSYNLLPLPKAETVSLAVIGPNANTSETFVGNYHGLPCKNITIFQALGSYTKNAVYSQGCDGVNCTSPATVEAFGVAQEADYVVLVMGLDQSQEREELDRTELVLPGQQEILIKNITLHAKNPVILVLLSGGPVDISFARDDPRIGSILWAGYPGEAGGIALAQIIFGDHNPGGRLPVTWYPEDFIKVPMTDMRMRSEPSTGYPGRTYRFYTGPKVYEFGYGLSYSNYTHEFVHVTPDKIYINKLLRPAKAIKRSATDRYALVSELGKELCESKKFSTKIAVENHGNLPGKHPVLLFVKQANLTIGSPQKQLIAFRSVRLEAGERAHIDFVLNPCQHLSRANKDGLLVIEEGYYHLILEDKEYPINVVL from the exons ATGAGAATTCTTGAAAtcaaaatcatatttatctCATCTGTGATACTGGTTACTGCCATCGAATCATTTCAGCCTCCATATTCTTGTGACTCAACTAATCCGCTTGCACAATCCTTCCCATTTTGTAACACCACCTTAGCCGTCGACCAGAGGGTCCAGGATCTTGTTTCACGTTTGACATTAGATGAAAAAATCTCACAACTAGTAGACTCTGCACCAGCCATCCCAAGGCTCAATATCTCAGCCTTTGAATGGTGGTCAGAAGCGTTGCATGGTATTTCTGAGTCTGGAAAAGGCATCCTGTTCAACGGCACCCTTACTGCTGCTACCGTATTTCCCCAAGTCATCCTTACTGCCGCTTCATTTGATGCTTATCTTTGGTATAATATCAGTCAG GCAATAGGGAAAGAGGGCAGGGCATTTTACAATGAAGGTCAAGCGCTTGGAGTGACATTTTGGGCACCAAACATAAACATATTCAGGGATCCCAGGTGGGGAAGAGGTCAGGAAACACCCGGGGAAGATCCCTCTGTTGCAGAGAGTTATGCAGTTTCATATGTCAGGGGAATTCAGGGAGATAGTTTTGATGGAGGGCAGCTCAAAGATGGGCACCTTCAAGTCTCAGCATGCTGCAAGCACTTTACTGCCTATGATTTGGACAACTGGGATGGAGTCACTCGATTTGTCTTCAATGCTAAT GTTACTGAACAGGATTTGGCGGATACGTACGAGCCACCATTCAAGAGCTGCATACGACAAGGGCAAGCTACTGGTCTAATGTGTGCCTACAATCTCCTGAATGGCGTCCCAAACTGTGCTGATTACAATTTGTTAACTGAGACCGTTCGTGGAGAATGGGGATTTAAAGG GTATATAGCTTCAGACTGTGATGCAGTCGCAGTTATTCATGATGATCAAGGATATGCTAAATTACCAGAAGATGCAGTTGCAGACGTACTCAAAGCCG GCATGGATGTCGATTGTGGCTCATTCTTGATGAATTATACTGGCAGAGCCATTCAACAGAAGAAACTTTCTGAATCTGACTTAGACAGAGCCCTTCACAACCTATTCTCTATTCGAATGAGGTTAGGACTGTTCAATGGTGACCCAACAAGGCTTGAATACGGGAACATTGGTCCAGAGCAGGTCTGCAGCCAAGAGCATCAAGATCTAGCCCTTGAAGCTGCTAGAGATGGCATTGTGCTTCTAAAGAACTCATATAACCTCCTCCCCCTACCTAAGGCAGAAACAGTCTCCCTTGCTGTAATCGGGCCCAATGCCAATACTTCAGAGACCTTTGTCGGAAATTATCATGGCCTTCCTTGCAAGAACATTACAATTTTCCAAGCACTTGGGAGCTACACCAAAAATGCAGTTTATAGTCAGGGGTGTGATGGTGTAAACTGTACTTCACCTGCAACTGTCGAAGCATTTGGTGTTGCACAAGAGGCAGATTATGTTGTTTTAGTTATGGGATTGGACCAATCCCAGGAAAGAGAGGAGCTTGATCGAACAGAGCTTGTGCTCCCTGGGCAGCAGGAAATTCTCATAAAGAACATTACACTACATGCTAAGAATCCAGTAATACTAGTGTTACTTTCTGGTGGTCCAGTTGATATTTCCTTTGCCAGAGATGATCCAAGAATTGGAAGCATCTTATGGGCAGGTTATCCTGGAGAAGCTGGAGGTATTGCTTTAGCACAAATCATTTTTGGCGACCACAATCCAG GAGGTAGATTACCAGTAACTTGGTATCCAGAAGATTTTATTAAAGTTCCAATGACAGACATGAGGATGCGATCTGAACCTTCAACAGGCTATCCAGGACGCACCTACAGATTTTACACCGGCCCAAAAGTGTATGAATTTGGCTACGGCCTTAGCTACTCCAATTACACTCACGAATTTGTTCATGTCACCCCAGATAAGATCTACATAAACAAGTTATTACGACCTGCTAAGGCCATCAAAAGATCAGCCACCGATCGTTATGCATTAGTTTCTGAACTGGGAAAAGAATTATGTGAGAGCAAAAAGTTCTCAACTAAAATAGCAGTTGAAAATCATGGAAATTTACCTGGCAAGCATCCAGTACTATTATTTGTCAAACAGGCCAACCTCACAATTGGGAGCCCTCAGAAGCAGCTGATAGCATTCCGAAGTGTGAGATTAGAGGCAGGAGAAAGAGCTCACATTGACTTTGTTCTGAACCCTTGTCAGCACCTAAGCAGAGCTAACAAAGATGGTTTATTGGTGATTGAAGAAGGATATTACCACCTGATTCTGGAAGATAAGGAGTATCCCATTAATGTGGTATTGTGA
- the LOC113748880 gene encoding probable beta-D-xylosidase 7, producing MNLHRWIVIALTILLFLGTFLSIIDSAQPPFSCDKLNSQSDSFSFCKTTLPIPARARDLVSRLTIDEKISQLVNTAPAIPRLGIPAYQWWSEALHGVAYAGPGITFNGNIRAATSFPQVILTAASFDVHLWYRIGQVIGKEARAVYNEGQATGMTFWAPNINIFRDPRWGRGQETPGEDPMVTGKYAVSYVRGVQGDSFQGGMLKHGELQASACCKHFTAYDLDNWKGITRFGFDARVTEQDLADTFQPPFRSCIQDGQASGIMCAYNRVNGVPPCANHNLLTQTARKQWGFHGYITSDCDAVSIIYEQHKYAGTPEDAVADVLKAGMDVNCGYYLLNYTKSAFLQKKVSESDIDRALQNLFSVRMRLGLFNGDPKKLLYGSIGPDQVCTKEHQELALEAARNGIVLLKNSAKLLPLSKKITSLAVIGPNANNAFVMLGNYQGPPCISVAVYKALQDYVPNAVYHEGCNAVNCTSAAIDDAVNAAKGADYVVLVMGLDQGEETEQLDRESLTLPGQQESLITAVANAANKPVILVLLCGGPVDVSFAKDNPKIGSILWAGYPGQAGGIALSEILFGDHNPGGRLPLTWYPKEFVNIPMTDMRMRPDPSSGYPGRTYRFYNGKKVFEFGYGLSYSTYSYNFVKVAQSTLYLNQLSATAQVTATSSNAARYLAVSEMSRDSCEKAKFSTVVGVENSGDLAGKHPVLLFVRQAKATNGNPIKQLIGFQRVSLDAGAKAEIEFTLSPCEHLSGANEDGLMVMEEGSRYLVVGDKEYPINVVI from the exons ATGAACCTCCATAGATGGATAGTCATAGCTCTCACCATTCTTCTGTTTCTTGGAACATTCCTCTCAATAATTGACTCAGCTCAGCCTCCATTTTCATGTGACAAACTCAACTCCCAATCAGATTCTTTCTCATTCTGCAAAACAACTCTGCCTATCCCCGCCAGAGCCCGTGACCTTGTCTCCCGCCTGACGATTGATGAAAAAATCTCCCAGCTCGTTAATACAGCGCCTGCCATCCCACGGCTCGGTATACCCGCCTACCAGTGGTGGTCAGAAGCTTTGCACGGCGTCGCCTATGCCGGACCTGGCATTACATTCAATGGAAACATCAGAGCTGCCACCAGCTTCCCTCAAGTCATCCTCACTGCTGCTTCATTTGATGTTCACCTTTGGTACCGCATTGGCCAG GTGATTGGGAAAGAGGCGCGAGCAGTGTACAATGAAGGGCAAGCAACAGGGATGACATTTTGGGCACCAAACATCAACATATTTAGGGACCCCAGATGGGGAAGAGGGCAAGAAACACCTGGGGAAGATCCAATGGTGACGGGGAAGTATGCAGTTTCTTATGTTAGAGGAGTTCAGGGGGACAGTTTCCAAGGTGGGATGCTGAAACATGGTGAACTTCAGGCCTCTGCTTGTTGCAAGCACTTCACAGCCTATGATCTCGATAATTGGAAGGGAATCACCCGCTTTGGCTTTGATGCTCGC GTAACCGAGCAAGATTTGGCTGATACGTTCCAACCCCCCTTCAGAAGCTGCATTCAAGATGGCCAAGCAAGCGGTATAATGTGTGCTTACAACCGTGTCAATGGGGTTCCTCCTTGTGCTAACCACAATCTTTTGACCCAAACTGCCCGTAAACAATGGGGTTTCCACGG GTACATTACATCGGACTGTGATGCTGTGTCCATCATTTATGAGCAGCACAAATACGCGGGAACGCCGGAAGATGCTGTGGCTGATGTGCTAAAAGCAG GCATGGATGTCAACTGTGGCTACTACCTGCTGAACTATACCAAATCAGCCTTTTTGCAGAAAAAGGTATCAGAATCTGACATTGACAGAGCCCTTCAGAATCTCTTTTCTGTTCGAATGAGATTGGGACTGTTTAATGGAGACCCAAAGAAACTGCTTTATGGTAGCATTGGTCCAGATCAGGTCTGCACCAAGGAGCACCAGGAACTAGCACTTGAAGCCGCGAGAAATGGCATTGTTCTGTTAAAGAACTCTGCTAAGCTCCTTCCTCTTTCAAAGAAGATCACGTCGCTGGCTGTTATAGGCCCTAATGCAAATAATGCATTCGTAATGCTGGGAAACTATCAAGGCCCTCCTTGTATATCTGTTGCAGTTTATAAAGCACTGCAAGACTATGTTCCAAACGCAGTCTACCATGAAGGTTGCAATGCAGTCAATTGTACCTCTGCTGCAATTGATGATGCAGTGAATGCAGCAAAAGGAGCAGATTATGTCGTCTTAGTCATGGGGTTGGATCAGGGCGAAGAAACAGAGCAGCTTGATCGCGAGTCTTTGACGCTTCCTGGTCAACAAGAAAGCCTGATTACAGCTGTTGCTAATGCTGCAAATAAGCCAGTTATACTAGTCCTGCTTTGCGGAGGTCCAGTTGATGTAAGTTTTGCTAAAGATAATCCAAAAATAGGAAGCATCTTGTGGGCTGGTTATCCAGGCCAAGCAGGAGGGATTGCACTCTCAGAAATCCTGTTCGGCGACCACAACCCAG GAGGAAGACTGCCACTTACTTGGTATCCGAAAGAATTTGTAAATATACCGATGACAGACATGAGGATGCGGCCTGATCCATCCTCAGGATATCCAGGGCGCACATACAGATTCTACAACGGCAAAAAGGTGTTCGAGTTCGGCTATGGCCTGAGCTACTCAACCTATTCCTATAACTTTGTAAAGGTTGCTCAAAGCACTCTCTACCTGAATCAGCTGTCAGCTACTGCTCAAGTAACAGCTACAAGCTCGAATGCAGCTCGTTATCTTGCAGTGTCTGAAATGAGTAGAGACTCGTGTGAGAAGGCAAAGTTCTCTACTGTAGTAGGAGTTGAAAACTCAGGGGATTTAGCAGGTAAGCATCCAGTGCTGCTATTCGTTAGGCAAGCGAAAGCTACTAATGGAAATCCAATCAAACAGTTGATTGGATTCCAGAGGGTGAGCCTAGATGCAGGAGCTAAAGCTGAAATTGAATTTACTCTCAGCCCTTGCGAGCACCTTAGCGGTGCCAATGAAGATGGCTTGATGGTGATGGAAGAAGGATCTCGCTATCTCGTTGTAGGGGACAAAGAGTACCCTATTAATGTTGTCATATGA